The proteins below come from a single Oncorhynchus keta strain PuntledgeMale-10-30-2019 chromosome 1, Oket_V2, whole genome shotgun sequence genomic window:
- the LOC118393024 gene encoding volume-regulated anion channel subunit LRRC8D-like, with product MSEEVVGSLCNFSCRRTDPILEHMMFTLTEVAALNDIQPTYRILKPWWDVFMDYLGVVMLMLAIFSGTMQLTKDQVVCLPILEPASEDPSGFTTPQPAEGSGSGSGNGGSRVTLAATPRVTKDLPDSVVHQIHFTHSGGVGQQPLPTGVRTNLDFQQYVFVNQMCYHVALPWYSKYFPYLALIHTIVLMVSSNFWFKYPKTCSKIEHFVGILGKCFESPWTTKALSETACEDSEENKQRLTGAPFLPKHFSTSSEEGSPNQSTPMLAKSGVKFTADKPVIEVPCMTILDNKDGEQAKALFEKVRKFRTHVEDSDLIYKLYVAQTVIKTVKFILILCYTMTFVAAIDFDHVCEPDIKHLTGYTKFQCTHNMAFMLRKLLVSYISLVCIYGLICIYTLFWLFRRPLKEYSFEKVREESSFSDIPDVKNDFAFLLHMVDQYDQLYSKRFGVFLSEVSENKLREISLNHEWTFEKLRQHVTRNAQDKLELHLFMLSGLPDAVFDLTDLEILKLELIPEARITAKISQMINIQELHFYHCPAKVEQTAFSFLRDHLRCLHVKFTDVAEIPTWVYLLKSLRELYLVGNLNSENNKMIGLESLRDLRHLKILHLKSNLTKVPTNITDLSPHLIKLVVHNDGTKLLVLNSLKKMMNLAELELHNCELERIPHAIFSLTNLQELDLKSNNIRTIEEVISFQHLKRLICLKLWHNKIITIPLSISHVKNLESLYLSHNKLESLPVPLFNLLKLRYLDISHNSIAVIPLEIGFMQNLQHFAITGNKVEVVPKQLFKCTKLRTLSLGHNCIAVLPEKISNLVQLTNLELKGNCLDRLPPQLGQCHLLRRNCLLVEDHLFDSLPLEIKESINQEANVPFANGV from the exons ATGTCGGAGGAGGTGGTGGGTAGCCTATGCAATTTCAGTTGTCGGCGTACTGATCCCATTTTGGAACACA TGATGTTTACTCTTACCGAGGTAGCCGCCCTGAATGACATCCAGCCAACCTATCGGATCCTGAAACCATGGTGGGACGTCTTTATGGACTACCTGGGCGTCGTCATGCTGATGCTAGCCATATTTTCTGGAACCATGCAGTTAACCAAAGACCAGGTGGTTTGCCTTCCTATTCTGGAACCAGCTTCAGAGGACCCCAGCGGCTTCACAACACCGCAGCCAGCGGAGGGGTCTGGTTCTGGGTCAGGGAACGGAGGAAGTAGGGTGACGCTAGCCGCCACTCCCCGAGTGACTAAGGATCTACCGGATAGTGTTGTTCATCAGATTCACTTTACACATTCTGGTGGTGTTGGACAGCAGCCTCTGCCAACAGGCGTCAGGACAAACCTGGACTTTCAGCAATATGTTTTTGTCAATCAGATGTGCTACCATGTCGCCCTGCCGTGGTATTCTAAATACTTCCCATACCTTGCTCTCATACACACCATCGTCCTCATGGTCAGCAGTAACTTCTGGTTCAAATATCCAAAGACTTGTTCGAAAATAGAGCATTTTGTGGGGATTCTGGGGAAGTGTTTTGAGTCTCCTTGGACGACCAAGGCATTATCTGAGACGGCATGTGAGGACTCAGAGGAGAATAAGCAAAGGCTCACTGGTGCCCCTTTCCTGCCAAAACATTTCTCAACCAGCAGTGAAGAGGGAAGTCCTAACCAGTCCACCCCGATGCTGGCTAAGTCTGGGGTCAAGTTCACTGCTGATAAGCCTGTCATTGAAGTCCCATGCATGACCATACTAGACAATAAAGATGGAGAGCAGGCCAAGGCCCTATTTGAAAAGGTTAGGAAATTCCGTACCCACGTGGAAGACAGTGATTTGATCTACAAGCTCTACGTTGCCCAAACAGTGATCAAAACTGTGAAGTTCATTTTGATCTTGTGTTACACAATGACGTTTGTTGCTGCCATTGACTTTGACCATGTGTGTGAGCCTGACATAAAACATTTAACTGGATACACTAAATTCCAATGCACACATAACATGGCATTCATGTTAAGGAAGCTGCTTGTCAGCTATATTTCCCTCGTCTGTATATACGGCCTCATCTGTATATACACTCTCTTCTGGCTCTTTCGACGACCTCTCAAGGAGTACTCTTTCGAGAaagtcagagaggagagtagcTTCAGTGACATTCCTGACGTGAAGAACGACTTTGCGTTTCTCTTGCACATGGTCGATCAGTACGACCAGCTGTACTCTAAGCGTTTTGGTGTCTTCCTCTCTGAAGTCAGTGAGAACAAGCTGCGGGAGATCAGCTTGAATCACGAGTGGACATTCGAGAAACTGAGACAGCATGTAACCCGCAACGCTCAGGACAAACTGGAGCTCCATCTCTTCATGCTGTCAGGTTTGCCAGACGCTGTCTTTGACCTGACAGATCTGGAGATCCTGAAGCTGGAGCTGATCCCAGAGGCCAGGATAACAGCCAAGATCTCCCAGATGATCAACATTCAGGAGCTACACTTCTACCACTGTCCTGCCAAAGTCGAGCAGACCGCGTTCAGTTTCCTTCGTGACCACCTCCGGTGCCTTCATGTCAAGTTTACAGATGTAGCCGAGATCCCCACTTGGGTGTACCTGTTGAAAAGTCTGAGGGAGCTGTACTTGGTCGGGAATCTGAATTCTGAAAACAACAAGATGATCGGTTTAGAATCTCTCAGAGACCTGAGGCATCTAAAGATTCTGCATCTAAAAAGCAATTTGACGAAGGTCCCGACCAACATAACAGATCTCTCTCCACACCTGATCAAGCTGGTGGTACACAATGATGGGACTAAACTCCTGGTACTGAACAGTTTGAAGAAAATGATGAACCTAGCTGAACTAGAGCTTCACAACTGTGAACTGGAGAGGATACCCCATGCTATTTTCAGTTTGACCAACCTGCAGGAGCTGGACCTGAAATCCAACAACATTCGTACCATTGAGGAGGTCATCAGCTTCCAGCACCTCAAGAGGCTGATCTGCCTCAAACTGTGGCACAATAAAATCATTACCATTCCATTGTCAATAAGCCATGTCAAAAACCTTGAGTCCCTCTACCTTTCTCACAATAAACTTGAATCTCTGCCCGTACCCTTGTTTAACCTGCTCAAGCTGAGGTATCTGGACATTAGCCACAACTCCATAGCGGTGATTCCGCTGGAGATTGGTTTTATGCAGAACCTCCAGCACTTTGCCATTACAGGCAACAAGGTGGAGGTAGTACCCAAGCAGCTGTTTAAGTGCACCAAACTGAGGACACTAAGTCTGGGACACAATTGTATCGCTGTCCTTCCAGAGAAGATCAGCAATCTGGTGCAGCTAACTAACCTGGAGCTGAAGGGAAACTGTCTGGACCGCCTGCCGCCCCAGCTAGGCCAGTGTCACCTCCTCCGCAGGAACTGCCTGTTGGTGGAGGACCACCTGTTTGACTCACTCCCCCTAGAGATCAAGGAGAGTATCAATCAGGAAGCCAACGTGCCCTTTGCTAATGGGGTGTGA